The DNA region TAAGACATTTTATTATGCTCGTTTTTGTTTCTGAAATATGTTGTTCCAGGCATTCGAGCATCTCGGTGAACCTACACCTCCTAAGTTCACTCTCATTGTGGCACAGAAAAACCATCATACTAAGCTTTTTCTTGCTAATGGCTCCGAGAATGTCCCGCCTGGTAGCTCTGTTAATTGGAAAAATCCGTCTATAGGGGGTTGCTCTACGTGTCCTGATTCCGTTTGTTTCAATGTTTTTGTAACAGGAACAGTTGTTGACACCATGGTGGTTCACCCAAGGAACTACGACTTCTATATGTGCCCTCAGGCTGGAATGATTGTGAGTTTCCTACTTCATGTTTTCGGTGAAGCTCCTTGAGAAgataggaagaggaagagagctaTAGAAGGTATCTGTTTTGTGGTGATTAATTCAAATACATTTCTTTGTGTCAGGGAACGTCAAGGCCCGTCCATTACAATGTATTGCTTGACGAGATTGGGTTCTCCCCTGACGATCTACAGAAATTCGTTCATTCACTTTCTTATGTGTAAGTTACATTTCATTCTGAAACCCTCTTCCATTGTCGGTAAGTTCTCTACAGAATAACAAACTCGTGTCATTTCTTTCACTGAAAGCAGCTACCAGAGGAGCACCAGTGCAGTATCGATGGGTAAACTCTGATTGTTGGTTAACTCTGTGAATTTGTTTCCTCGCTACTTATTGTGTCTCGCTACAGAATCTTTCTAAACAGGTGTGTTGTTCTCTCAAATTCTTTTCAGTGGCTCCTGTTTGCTATGCACATTTGGCGGCTTCGCAAATGTCACAGTTTATCAAGTTAGATGCTGCAGAAGAACCTTCCTCTGAGGCATCAGCTGGAGAAAGAATGACATTTCCGCAGCTCCCAAGACTGCATGAGAACGTCCGCCACACTATGTTCTTTTGCTGAAGAGTTAAACCACCTCATTCTCTACCTCTGTTCATTTTCTTTTGCTAACAGGTTTGATGCTTAACGCATATATATTTATCGTAAACAAAGAAATTTCAGTTCAAATATAATTTTTTGTCAGAGGTGTAAATAACAAATCCTGGAATTGAGAGAAATATTGATAGAGAGAAAAATTGAGCCGAGATAACCAACTCAGTTATGGTTTGGAAGTGTatttatttattgtttgtgatggGCTAGGAAGAGTAGTTTTGACATAATTGTAAAATTATTACCGCGTGATTTGAAGGCCACAGGATTTGAGTCCTTGAAATAGTTTCTTACAAAATAAGATAAGATTGCATAAAATATATCCTTTTCATCTGCATTGATAGGAGTTGAGTTTTGTGCATCGAACTGTCGTTTGTGTTAGGAGTATTTTGTGATAGTGTTCAAACTTCGCTCTCCATTAATCTTGAAAGCAAATAGCCTTCTTTTCTGATTTATAAATCTGATAAATTCAAAACATAATTTATAGATATCTAAgactaattttcaaaatataattatgATCTTATTTGTTTTTTCTAAAACCACCAACAGCCTTTGTAGCTCGATATACTTAAGGTATTTTTAATAGTTAAATttcgagttttttttttatagtttccAATATACCATATTAATGACATATCACatgtataaaaatatattattctctttgtaatttaaaaattttcatacaattttttttttatgagtcCTACATtacaaattatatattttcatttattattattttatttaatccctatataattttatttaatattttaatttataattaataaattaatgattttaaatttaatttataatttttatttaatatttaattaatttatgaattttaatttagtcatttgtatatattttttaacttatcttgaatatatttattttcaaaagaaaaagtattaataatttatgaaataaaatattataattaaatatttcataaaataatttattttttaaattattttgaaatgatcaaaTATATAGATTTAATAAATCTGCGAACTTAAAATTTCAAACCTCACCTATGTATCATAAAaacttttttattaaatttttttaattttataaaactttgACAAAGCCTGCGTCGGAAACATTTCGTGTCTGTCTGACAACGAGGTCTAAATTGGTCAATGTTTACACGATCACTCTTTgacatcattttttttaatatttagattaaGCTGTCAGTTTATCGTGGCTCATCTCGGTGTTTTTATGCATCATGATTGTGCTTCCCGCGGTAATCCTcgtttcattttattatttttttaatttttaaatccaaaATGGTAAACTTTATATTTATAGTCACAATCTACGATGTTAACACTAACCTTTCGCTTGATATTTGGTGAAAACTAGTTGGAAATTGATCGAAATTTAGTTGATTAAAAGTTTCAACTGCAGTTTTTTTTTTCCCACCAAGCCTTTCTTCATAAATTTCAAATAAAAGAACTAATGAAATATGTTCCGGATTGCTGTTGTTGGTTGAGGTCATTGGAAAATGATCACATTAACTCATTTTATTCTTGTGGTAGCAGTTAAAATTCCTCCTCCATAAAATGCAAATAGTTTAACGAAGCAGAAACTATAGTGATGCAGTTGCGGCTTTCCTTCGCCCACACGAGTCTAAATTGATAGAGTCATCACCTCTATAGTTCCCTCGGGACAATACGATGATTAAGATATGAAATGTTATCACATAAGATCTTGACTTGAAACTCGGCATATTCGAACATGCTTCCTCCATGTTTTACCATCTATACTAATGGTTAATAGTCATTCatgatttaatttttcatattaaTCTAAAAATAGATTAATGAGAACATAAGGACGAACGAATCTCCGTTTTGTCATCAGAGCTTGCACATCAACAAGTGCTGACATAACCAGCCTAACAGTCAAATCAGTGACTAAAAACAGATAAAAAAtggaaaagcaaaaaaaaaaaaactcttaccGTAACCTTTGCTATCCTATTTATAGGGGCATGCTCTGTTCCATATGGACCAAATCTGCTGGACTAGAGGGAAGGAAGCAAAATCCCTGATATCATATAGTATATGGAAATTTTATTTGCCCCTAACGTTTCAAAATTGTCAAAATACCCATCTTTTAACTTTTCCCCCTAGCCACAACAATAACATGAGGAATATGACACATGTGCCACGTCACCATTTGTCAAGTAAATTAACAATCTCAAACCTTAGAAAGTTAGGCTTGAGTATTgtgatgattttgaaattataaggAAACTACAGAGGGTAAAATGAAACTTTAGCCTTTGGTTTCATCGATCATACCTGTCATCTCTAAGTCACATGTGTGTATGACTGACTACATGGAACTCGTCCTTCCCAAACAAGATGGCACAAAAATAAGATCGAGATACAAAGGCTCAGTCGAGAGACACGAGCCTAATTTATCACCTTTTATTCTGGGAGACCAGCTTTACAGGGGAAACTGGAAACAGAGAATTCTGACAGAACATCAAAAGGTTTAGTTTTCCGCAAAGCTGTGGAACAAAAATCGTTTAACTTACAACACTGCCTGCAATTCTTCAGTAGGAAAGGCCATGCCTCAAAAGGGCTCGAGATGACAGGCAAGGGAGGAGGGTGGCACTATGGAGCAGAGATCCAAAATCTCCATCTTGGGACGACTGGTTAGTGTTGAAACATTTATTCATCATGGAGAATCTTCTGAAGGTTCAGTGTTGGATGTGGTGTGCGCCGAGGTATTTCCATGTTCATGATTCTCCAGATTGTGCTGATCAGGTGTTTTTGATGACTTGGGAAAGGGCTTTTCTTCTGTCCATACAATTGGTGAACTCTTTTCCTGGGCAAATGCTATGGTGGGATCGGTATAGGAGAAAGACGGTAGAGTATAACCATAATAACTGATGAGTGGATGATCATATTTGCAATCCATGCCAAACTTGCAGCTTCCATATGTGGTATAAAACGTGCATACTGGCTGACCCTATGAGAATAAGCCACAGGAAAATGAGAAAGGAAACAGACATGTAATTAAGcagacactaaagaaataaaggaaaaTGAGTTGTAAAATTACTGGTCTTAGAGGAAGCCCAAGTGGTCCTATGCCAGCTATAGCTGCTTGGTTACTCTCCTTGGGGTGGTGGTACTTGCATGAGGTTCCATACTTGCAGCTCCCAGTTTTCATGTAATATTGGCAGTCTGGTCGATCAGGTCTCTCGGGCAGTTCGAGTGGGAGGCTGGAGCCTGATTGTTCTTGATGCATTGAGTTGGATATCTGGTTAGGTGCAAGCAGATTGGGAGAGTAGATATGGTTCATGCTTCCCTGGCATGCATTTGAAGAACGCTTACGATGCCAAAACAACATGAATGAATAACAAAATTATAAGGATGGTGTTTGCCATCAAAGTTCAAACTACtataagataaaataattttatactgACACATATCAATATGAAATCCTGACTAAACTAGCAATGAAACAATCTTAATTGATGGGAACACATATAATGATGCCCAAAATGGAAAGATCCAAATGTTTGTGATAAAATTAATTTGCAACCTGGATATATGAAAACTAAATCTGTTATTTGCATTTTATTAGCTCTAAGCGTGCATAGGATCATGAGGAAAGGACATGAAATTAAATGGAAGACAAAAGTATGGAAGTTTCTTATGTATAATAAGAAATGGTTCAATGTTTACCCATTATACATCTCCGAAGTTGCAAATATGTGGGCGTATGAATACAGTTTATCTACTCTCGTAAGTGAATTCCTTTTAAACCAAAGTAAAATTAATGTGCATATTATAATGGTTTTAATACCCTACATTTACCATATAGCTAAATTTGTCTGTCAGATTTCTTGTATGCGGCACTGATCTTGCCAAGATCCACTTCTGAATTAAGCTAATATCCTAAAGATGTGCCATACTTGTAGAGAAAATACAAACAAACTtaagctcttttttttttttaaacctggACCGAGGGGGTGAATCGGTCAGCCCACTGGTCATGGTTTTTTAGTTGAACATGAATGAATAACAAAATTATAAGGATGGTGTTTGCCATCAAAGTTCAAACTACtataagataaaataattttatactgACACATATCAATATGAAATTCTGACTAAACTAGCAATGAAACAATCTTAGATGATGGGAACACATATAATGATGGCCAAAATGGAAAGATCCAAATGTTTGTGATAAAATTAGTTTGCAACCTGGATATATGAAAACTAAATCTGTTATTTGCATTTTATTAGCTCTAAGCGTGCATAGGATCACGAGGAAAGGACATGAAATTAAATGGACGACAAAAGTATGGAAGTTTCTTATGTATAATAAGAAATGGTTCAATGTTTACCCATTATACATCTCCAAAGTTGCAAATATGTGGGCGTATGAATACAGTTTATCTACTCTTGTAACTGAGTTCCTTTTAAACCAAAGTAAAATTAATGTGCATATTATAATGTTTTTAATACCCTACATTTACCATATAGCTAAATTTGTCTGTCAGATTTCTTGTATGCGGCACTGATCTTGCCAAGATCCACTTCTGAATTAAGCTAAGATCCTAAAGATGTGCCATACTTGTAGAGAAAATACAAACAACTTtagctcttttttttttaaacctggACCGAGGAGGTGAATCGGTCAGCTCACTGGTCATGGTTTTTTAGTTgaacgtaaaaaaaaaaaaatccaattcaaGAGGAATGCTCCAATTATTTCAACGTGACCAGGTTGACTTCTGGTTCCTGGGTTAAACAGTGAAGGAGCTTATCATGATTGATTTCGAAAAACATTGCCTAACACAAGACAAAACAAATTGAAATGACCATCATTATAAGTTGGCATTGAGGTGGCTATTGTTTCTCAATGTAACTAAAAGGCCAGCATTTGAGACAACTGAATGAAAGGAGGATTACCTTATTTTAGGAATCGATTGATGAAAGATCATCATGCCTACTTGCCTATGCCACATGGTCTAGATTGCCAGGGTGAGGGTTATCACCTTTTGCTGCAATGGCCTAGATTGCCAGCACATGTTAAGTGGTCCCTATGCTttgttataaataaattaatcaatttctAGATCTTTAGAAGAAAATATACTGTTTTTTGTTGGTCTTGTTACTTCTTCTATCAACTTGGCATTCATGGATGGGAATCCAATTTACAAACCCCGAGATACAGTGTATATATGACTGACATAGCCAAGTTTTATGCCTTATATGGAAAAAGGCTGAAGTATAAAACATGTGACTGTCACATATTCAGTCAGAGCATTGACAACGTCTTGGCAATCCAGGCAAAGCGATACCATAATATAATCTTATCTAAATATATTATTGTAATTGTCTAAGTGAGACAGTCTGTGTCATACAGGTAACAGAGGTTCAAAGTATTGGTGCTGAAATTGATTTCAGTCTAGGTCAAGAACCATTCCATGATGGTGCTGAAACACAGTATGGATGAACCTGAGCTAGGGGATGAGCTGAAAATAACTAGAAAGTTCCACCCAGCAGAGTTGTCATGCTTTGCAACCCTAACTTAGTTAAATTGTCATGCCTTGAAACCAAACTTGCTTGCCTGAGATAATCACAGAAGACCATTGTGCCACTGTGTCATGCCAACCCGTGCATCAATCCCACTTCTCTAATGGAACAAGATGCCATGTTTCTATCGAGCAACACGGTACACAAATGTTAATTCAGGACATCTGTACATTGCTTGTAAAAAAAGTTAGTAGTGTCCAAGTCCGTGTGTGGTTTCTTTGCTTACACCCAGCATGGATTCGCAAGATTGAACCAAGAAGCACAAACTTGTGAATGTATTCGCCAATTTACTCCAGCTAGTTGTTCTTGCTAACCAGTATACCCGAGATAGAAAAGGTCTCatcaacaaataaataaataaaagaagtgCAAATGTCTTCTGATAAATTCTATTTTCCTGAAATGACAACTAGTTTTGAAAATGGACTATTGCCACCACCATTCTTCTACTATTTCTTTAAGAGATGGCTTCAAAAGCATACAAAGAGCATCATTTAAGTTACATATAAGACAGAATGTAGCTGTGAAGTAATGCATATGCAAGAGCATAAAGAAACTAAAGCATTAAGAACTGAGATTCTGTAAAGAATTAAATCCTGTAAGTTCTTCAGCACTACCAGTTAAAGAAATTTGTACTATGTGATTTCAATTTATGTGAATATAACCACAAGAACGACTATGTAAAACTAAGACTGCAGATCAAACCAGTAGAACAGAAATAATGTGACTGAAAATTTACTATGTAAAACAAACTACATCTTTACAGAACAAGCTAGTAGAACAGAAATAATGTAACAGAAAAATCACTATGTCAAACTAAGAAATTTTACTAATTTGCAAGAAATATCTATATTTAGCTGACttgaggagttttatttttaattttcaagtaGATAGCTACTAACCATGTAAGTGCTCCAACCCTGCTGCCCGGCCATAGTTCCTTGGGTGGTTGGAAGAACCAGTGGTACATAAGCTGGGAGAGCTTGCATTCGTGGACTAGACATGTAAGGAACTTTTGATAAGGGCCATGGTGAAATTCCACCAATTACAGGGGAGGCAGATGTAGGTACTACGGGACTTGAATATCCATAGGCTGGAGATCCTGTAAGAGGGAATGTTGCTCCAGTAGTGACTGGCTGAGGATGATTGAACTTGCAGGCAAATCCATATTTACAAGTTCCAGTTCTCATGTAATAGGCACATGGCTTTTCATCCTGGAAATCAGATCAAATGAATCTTAAAAAATTAACTACTAGATAGAGAGCTGGCTTAAATAACCACAAGTGAAGGTGTTGGTAACTGTGAAGCAATAAACAAATTGAATCATAAAAAGAGACCATGAAGCATCAGAGACCTTTCGGATAGGTAGTCCCAGCACATTCAACTGAACCAATTTGGTCTCATGTTTGTCCCGTGGATGATGATATTTACAGGATGTCCCATACTTGCAGGTTCCTGTTTTCAGGAAGAACTGCAACAATAGTTGAGATAAATTAGAGACTACCACATGTTTCATCTAACAATCCACATGAGGATGAATTCATATACATAAAGTTATCACCAAgaagaaatttattaaatttagtaGGCTAGCCATGCCAGTTTGTTTCTAGCTTAAAATAACTGGTACCTAACATGCTGATGAAGTAAATTTGCCTAATTTTTTAGGTCTAATCTACCATGCTTTTCAATCAGAAACAACAAGTTACATAATGACTTCTGCTGCAGTCCTATTTTATAAGCGAAACTAGAGGAATCATAGCTTAGATATGTTGTGTCAGTGGATCCTGTTGGCACACTACCCAGCATGATGAACCAATGAGCTCACTAGAAGATGTAGGGGCAGCATGAACAATGGTGCGCGTGCAGGTGCAGGACCCTGGTTGTCTGGATAATGCGAAGCTAGGGGTGAGGAGGCAACATACACAAGACGGACTAATATTTACAAATTTTCTCCTTGTCTTCCTGGATTAATTTTCAGTATTTTTCTATCAACTATCATAAAGAGCCATTATGAGAGTCCATGGATTGCCCAACCTTCCACCTTTGTTTCTTCTGTGATCACAATCTGATCTCACTTATGTTCCTACCAATTGGATGTCCAATCAATCCTTGAACCCAATCTCACTTGAGCATCTGAGAAATTCCTTTCCAGCCATCCAGGCCATAGATTCCACGTATCATAAATAAGTAGCAAACCATGTGTGTGATTGCGTGCAACATTATTGGTCACCTAGGATCTTTCTATGTGCTGTGAATGTAAGCAATCTAGGAAACCTATAGTATTTAATTATTAACTCTaacactaattttttttttactttgtcctGGTCAATTTCTTAAACTTctccaaaataaataaataaataatcatgCCAAACATATTTCCTATACAGCTTTCCTTTTTAtgataaaatctttttaaagcagGAAAAAAATTATATCAAATACTTCCATGAGCTTTTTCTCTGCTTGCTTCTCTGTTTATAAACAAAAgagcaaataaacaaataaaaaaaggcAGCAAAGTCCATTTTGATTCTCTTTGGTTTATCACTGACAAAATGAAT from Zingiber officinale cultivar Zhangliang chromosome 4B, Zo_v1.1, whole genome shotgun sequence includes:
- the LOC121975861 gene encoding zinc finger CCCH domain-containing protein ZFN-like isoform X1, coding for MMPDARHNAVSNLSSASRDNLEGGLWFEAMWQLKIEDGQEGADGQLSSYPDRPGMPDCLYYLRTGSCGYGNSCKYNHPTHTWQNNQFSAELPQRDGQPDCQFFLKTGTCKYGTSCKYHHPRDKHETKLVQLNVLGLPIRKDEKPCAYYMRTGTCKYGFACKFNHPQPVTTGATFPLTGSPAYGYSSPVVPTSASPVIGGISPWPLSKVPYMSSPRMQALPAYVPLVLPTTQGTMAGQQGWSTYMRSSNACQGSMNHIYSPNLLAPNQISNSMHQEQSGSSLPLELPERPDRPDCQYYMKTGSCKYGTSCKYHHPKESNQAAIAGIGPLGLPLRPGQPVCTFYTTYGSCKFGMDCKYDHPLISYYGYTLPSFSYTDPTIAFAQEKSSPIVWTEEKPFPKSSKTPDQHNLENHEHGNTSAHTTSNTEPSEDSP
- the LOC121975861 gene encoding zinc finger CCCH domain-containing protein ZFN-like isoform X3; amino-acid sequence: MMPDARHNAVSNLSSASRDNLEGGLWFEAMWQLKIEDGQEGADGQLSSYPDRPGMPDCLYYLRTGSCGYGNSCKYNHPTHTWQNNQFSAELPQRDGQPDCQFFLKTGTCKYGTSCKYHHPRDKHETKLVQLNVLGLPIRKDEKPCAYYMRTGTCKYGFACKFNHPQPVTTGATFPLTGSPAYGYSSPVVPTSASPVIGGISPWPLSKVPYMSSPRMQALPAYVPLVLPTTQGTMAGQQGWSTYMGSMNHIYSPNLLAPNQISNSMHQEQSGSSLPLELPERPDRPDCQYYMKTGSCKYGTSCKYHHPKESNQAAIAGIGPLGLPLRPGQPVCTFYTTYGSCKFGMDCKYDHPLISYYGYTLPSFSYTDPTIAFAQEKSSPIVWTEEKPFPKSSKTPDQHNLENHEHGNTSAHTTSNTEPSEDSP
- the LOC121975861 gene encoding zinc finger CCCH domain-containing protein ZFN-like isoform X2; the protein is MMPDARHNAVSNLSSASRDNLEEAMWQLKIEDGQEGADGQLSSYPDRPGMPDCLYYLRTGSCGYGNSCKYNHPTHTWQNNQFSAELPQRDGQPDCQFFLKTGTCKYGTSCKYHHPRDKHETKLVQLNVLGLPIRKDEKPCAYYMRTGTCKYGFACKFNHPQPVTTGATFPLTGSPAYGYSSPVVPTSASPVIGGISPWPLSKVPYMSSPRMQALPAYVPLVLPTTQGTMAGQQGWSTYMRSSNACQGSMNHIYSPNLLAPNQISNSMHQEQSGSSLPLELPERPDRPDCQYYMKTGSCKYGTSCKYHHPKESNQAAIAGIGPLGLPLRPGQPVCTFYTTYGSCKFGMDCKYDHPLISYYGYTLPSFSYTDPTIAFAQEKSSPIVWTEEKPFPKSSKTPDQHNLENHEHGNTSAHTTSNTEPSEDSP
- the LOC121975861 gene encoding zinc finger CCCH domain-containing protein ZFN-like isoform X4, encoding MMPDARHNAVSNLSSASRDNLEEAMWQLKIEDGQEGADGQLSSYPDRPGMPDCLYYLRTGSCGYGNSCKYNHPTHTWQNNQFSAELPQRDGQPDCQFFLKTGTCKYGTSCKYHHPRDKHETKLVQLNVLGLPIRKDEKPCAYYMRTGTCKYGFACKFNHPQPVTTGATFPLTGSPAYGYSSPVVPTSASPVIGGISPWPLSKVPYMSSPRMQALPAYVPLVLPTTQGTMAGQQGWSTYMGSMNHIYSPNLLAPNQISNSMHQEQSGSSLPLELPERPDRPDCQYYMKTGSCKYGTSCKYHHPKESNQAAIAGIGPLGLPLRPGQPVCTFYTTYGSCKFGMDCKYDHPLISYYGYTLPSFSYTDPTIAFAQEKSSPIVWTEEKPFPKSSKTPDQHNLENHEHGNTSAHTTSNTEPSEDSP